A window of the Luoshenia tenuis genome harbors these coding sequences:
- a CDS encoding creatininase family protein: MRTVRYELMRPEEVLARKAEKSVVYLPIGPVEWHGLALPFGTDPLWAQEVARQAARVGGGVVMPTLFLGTERERSPADLHNMGFEDTDQYVVGMDFPGLAVKSMYAREEVFSLVVREQLRMMVALGYKLIVLVNGHGATNQGAVLERLAREFTGETESTVMAIFPLSPEDMADLAMGHATLGETAGQLYLHPDSVDLTRLPPKGQPLEMKAHGMADGEAFAGRPNADFTVQYGDPREATAAQGEALFNRAVDYLVAQVEEKYRGIE; the protein is encoded by the coding sequence ATGAGGACGGTACGATATGAGTTGATGCGCCCGGAGGAAGTGCTGGCGCGCAAGGCGGAAAAATCGGTGGTCTATCTGCCCATCGGCCCGGTGGAGTGGCACGGCCTGGCGCTGCCCTTTGGCACGGATCCCTTGTGGGCCCAGGAGGTCGCCCGTCAGGCGGCTCGCGTGGGCGGCGGCGTGGTGATGCCCACCCTGTTTTTGGGCACGGAGCGCGAGCGCAGCCCGGCGGATCTGCACAACATGGGCTTTGAGGATACGGATCAGTATGTGGTCGGTATGGACTTCCCCGGCCTTGCAGTTAAGAGTATGTATGCCAGGGAAGAGGTGTTTTCTCTGGTGGTGCGCGAGCAGCTGCGGATGATGGTCGCCCTTGGATATAAGCTGATCGTGCTGGTCAACGGCCATGGGGCTACTAACCAGGGCGCCGTGCTGGAGCGGCTGGCAAGGGAGTTTACCGGCGAGACGGAGAGTACGGTCATGGCTATTTTCCCCTTATCGCCGGAGGATATGGCCGACCTAGCTATGGGGCACGCCACGCTGGGGGAGACCGCGGGGCAGCTGTACCTGCATCCCGATTCGGTAGACCTGACCCGGCTGCCGCCCAAAGGCCAGCCCCTGGAGATGAAGGCGCACGGCATGGCGGATGGCGAGGCCTTTGCCGGCCGCCCCAATGCGGATTTTACTGTGCAGTACGGTGACCCGCGGGAGGCGACCGCCGCCCAGGGCGAGGCGCTCTTTAACCGGGCGGTGGACTACCTGGTCGCACAGGTGGAGGAAAAATACCGCGGCATCGAATAA
- the nrdG gene encoding anaerobic ribonucleoside-triphosphate reductase activating protein encodes MHFGEIKNCDIANGEGVRVTLFVSGCTNHCEHCFQPETWDFGYGQPFTGETEEELLALLAPEHINGLTLLGGEPFEPENQRALLPFLRRVRQRYPHKTIWAFSGFTWEEMHTPGSHPHCEATAPMLELIDVLVDGRYVEAKKDISLRFRGSSNQRLIDVPRSRAAGHVVLWDA; translated from the coding sequence ATGCACTTTGGTGAGATTAAAAACTGCGATATCGCCAACGGCGAGGGCGTGCGGGTGACGCTGTTCGTTTCGGGCTGTACCAACCATTGCGAGCACTGCTTTCAGCCCGAGACCTGGGATTTTGGCTATGGGCAGCCCTTTACTGGGGAAACGGAGGAGGAACTGCTGGCGCTGCTTGCGCCGGAGCATATCAACGGGCTGACCCTGCTGGGCGGGGAGCCCTTTGAGCCGGAGAACCAGCGGGCGCTGCTGCCCTTTTTGCGCCGGGTGCGCCAGCGGTACCCCCACAAGACCATCTGGGCCTTTTCCGGCTTTACCTGGGAGGAGATGCACACCCCGGGCAGCCACCCGCATTGCGAGGCTACCGCGCCGATGCTGGAGCTGATCGACGTGCTGGTGGACGGGCGCTATGTGGAGGCGAAAAAGGATATTTCCCTGCGCTTTCGCGGTTCATCCAACCAGAGGCTGATCGACGTGCCACGGTCGCGCGCGGCAGGACATGTGGTATTATGGGATGCGTAA
- a CDS encoding AI-2E family transporter, with protein MELNRSNMKRLAMLIAFGILLYWLLQNISSMGGVFSVVTGILSPFIFGSAVAFILNVPMRFFERHLFASPKRHYPDLVQKLRRPLALVMALVAVLAVLVIVLFLIIPQLASTLMQIADYVPQAVNNVSQWLKELGERFPEYQDFIPNVNIDWPKVSSALLEFLRSSATALVNTTFSAASSVVNTIFTFFMGMLFSIYILVQKEKLSIQFKKLAYAFLPEKKADGLIEVGQLSNRIFSKFLSGQVTEAAILGSLCFIGMMIFGFPYAGMISVLIGVLALVPIFGAFIAVATGALLILMVSPIQAFWFVVFVLVLQQIEGNLIYPRVVGSSVGLPAMWVLVAVIAGGSAFGIVGMLVCVPLCSVLYALLRKVVGRRLRGKQTPEEKFRPGAQAEVEDAAPPKARPRHRKGRLPRKNIPPTDGKGQGEQGRRP; from the coding sequence ATGGAACTGAACCGTTCAAACATGAAAAGGCTGGCGATGCTGATCGCCTTTGGCATCCTGCTGTACTGGCTGCTGCAAAACATCAGCTCTATGGGCGGGGTATTCTCCGTGGTGACGGGGATATTATCCCCCTTTATATTTGGAAGCGCCGTGGCCTTTATCCTCAATGTGCCCATGCGTTTTTTTGAGCGGCACCTGTTCGCCTCTCCCAAACGCCATTATCCCGACCTGGTCCAGAAGCTGCGCCGGCCGCTGGCGCTGGTCATGGCGCTGGTAGCGGTGCTGGCGGTATTGGTGATCGTGCTGTTTTTGATCATCCCCCAGCTGGCCAGCACCCTAATGCAGATCGCCGATTACGTGCCCCAGGCGGTGAACAATGTCAGCCAATGGTTAAAAGAGCTGGGCGAGCGCTTTCCGGAATATCAGGATTTCATCCCTAACGTCAACATCGATTGGCCCAAGGTCTCCAGCGCCCTGCTGGAATTTCTGCGCTCCAGCGCCACAGCCCTGGTCAATACCACCTTTAGCGCAGCCTCTTCGGTGGTCAATACCATATTTACCTTTTTTATGGGGATGCTGTTCTCCATCTATATTCTGGTGCAAAAGGAGAAGCTCAGCATCCAGTTTAAAAAGCTGGCCTATGCCTTCTTGCCCGAGAAAAAGGCGGATGGCCTGATCGAGGTCGGTCAGCTTTCCAACCGGATATTCTCCAAGTTCCTCTCCGGCCAGGTGACCGAGGCGGCGATATTGGGGTCGCTGTGCTTTATCGGCATGATGATTTTCGGCTTCCCTTATGCAGGCATGATTTCGGTGCTGATCGGCGTGCTGGCGCTGGTGCCCATCTTCGGCGCGTTTATCGCGGTGGCTACCGGGGCGCTGCTGATTCTGATGGTCAGCCCGATCCAGGCGTTCTGGTTCGTGGTGTTCGTGCTGGTGCTCCAGCAGATCGAGGGGAACCTGATCTATCCGCGGGTGGTGGGCAGCTCCGTAGGCCTGCCGGCCATGTGGGTGTTGGTAGCGGTCATCGCCGGGGGCAGCGCCTTTGGCATTGTGGGCATGCTGGTATGCGTGCCGCTGTGCTCGGTACTGTATGCGCTGCTGCGCAAGGTGGTTGGCCGCAGGCTGCGCGGCAAGCAAACGCCAGAGGAAAAGTTCCGTCCCGGCGCGCAGGCCGAAGTGGAGGATGCCGCCCCGCCTAAGGCGCGGCCCCGCCACCGGAAGGGGCGGCTGCCCCGCAAAAATATCCCGCCCACGGACGGGAAAGGGCAGGGCGAGCAGGGCCGCCGGCCTTGA
- the nrdD gene encoding anaerobic ribonucleoside-triphosphate reductase — MKIIKRNGSEAVFDITKIVVAIGKANEAVEEKARMTPMQIQRIAQSVVLSCEQLGRSPSVEEVQDMVEHQIMAHGAFEVAKAYITYRYTRTLVRQSNTTDDKILSLIECNNEEAKQENANKNPVVNSTQRDYMAGEVSRDITNRILLPQEIVEAHNEGIIHFHDTDYYAQHMHNCDLVNLEDMLQNGTVITGTLIERPHSFSTACNIATQIIAQVASNQYGGQSISLAHLAPFVQVSREKIRQQVLQEIKNIGVDVPLNKIHDLVEDRLREEVRRGVQTIQYQVVTLLTTNGQAPFVTVFMYLGEAKDEREKQDLALIIEEALEQRYQGVKNEKGVWVTPAFPKLVYVLEEDNIHPDSPYYYLTELAAKCTAKRMVPDYISEKIMKQLKVDKNGDGQCYTCMGCRSFLTPFVDEEGKPKYYGRFNQGVVTVNLVDIGLSAGKDMDKFWQIFDERMELCHRALQCRHERLTGTVSDVAPILWQYGALARLKKGEKIDKLLHGGYSTISLGYAGLWECVYAMIGKKLTEPEGEAFGLKIMEKLNEYTGKWKKAENIDYSLYGTPLESTTYKFAKCLQRRFGIIEGVTDKGYITNSYHIHVTEEINAFDKLALESKFQALSPGGAISYVEVPNMQHNLEAVMQVIRFIYDNIMYAELNTKSDYCQVCGWDGEIEIVEQDGKLVWTCPQCGNQDQDKMNVARRTCGYIGTQFWNQGRTQEIKERVMHL; from the coding sequence ATGAAGATCATCAAGAGAAATGGCTCGGAGGCCGTATTTGACATCACGAAAATCGTGGTTGCGATCGGCAAAGCAAATGAAGCGGTAGAGGAAAAAGCGCGCATGACGCCCATGCAGATCCAGCGGATCGCACAGAGCGTCGTGCTCTCCTGCGAGCAGCTGGGGCGTTCGCCCAGCGTAGAAGAGGTACAGGATATGGTGGAGCACCAGATCATGGCCCATGGCGCTTTTGAGGTGGCCAAGGCTTATATCACCTACCGCTACACTCGTACCCTGGTGCGTCAGTCCAACACCACGGACGATAAGATCCTCAGCCTGATCGAGTGCAATAACGAAGAGGCCAAGCAGGAGAACGCTAATAAAAACCCGGTGGTCAACTCCACCCAGCGGGATTATATGGCCGGCGAGGTATCGCGCGATATTACCAACCGCATCCTGCTGCCGCAGGAGATCGTAGAGGCGCACAATGAGGGCATCATCCACTTTCACGATACCGATTATTATGCCCAGCACATGCACAACTGCGATTTGGTGAATCTGGAGGATATGCTGCAAAACGGCACGGTGATCACCGGCACGCTGATCGAGCGGCCGCACAGCTTTTCCACGGCTTGCAACATCGCCACCCAGATCATCGCCCAGGTGGCCTCCAACCAGTACGGCGGCCAGTCGATCTCTCTGGCACACCTGGCGCCCTTCGTACAGGTCAGCCGGGAGAAGATCCGCCAGCAGGTGCTCCAGGAGATCAAAAACATCGGCGTGGATGTGCCGCTCAATAAGATCCACGATTTGGTGGAGGACCGGCTGCGCGAAGAGGTGCGCCGCGGGGTGCAGACCATCCAGTACCAGGTGGTAACCCTGTTGACCACCAACGGCCAGGCGCCCTTTGTCACGGTATTTATGTACCTGGGCGAGGCCAAGGATGAGCGGGAGAAGCAGGACCTGGCCTTGATCATCGAAGAGGCGCTGGAGCAGCGCTATCAGGGCGTTAAAAATGAAAAGGGCGTGTGGGTGACCCCCGCGTTCCCCAAGCTGGTCTACGTATTGGAAGAGGACAATATCCACCCGGATTCGCCCTACTATTACCTGACCGAGCTGGCTGCTAAGTGCACGGCCAAGCGCATGGTGCCGGATTATATCTCCGAGAAGATCATGAAGCAGCTCAAGGTGGATAAAAACGGCGATGGCCAGTGCTATACCTGCATGGGCTGCCGCAGCTTTTTGACGCCCTTTGTGGACGAAGAGGGCAAGCCTAAATACTATGGCCGGTTCAACCAGGGCGTGGTCACGGTCAACCTGGTGGATATCGGGCTTTCGGCCGGCAAGGATATGGATAAGTTCTGGCAGATTTTTGACGAGCGCATGGAGCTTTGCCACCGCGCCCTGCAGTGCCGCCACGAGCGGCTGACCGGGACCGTATCGGACGTGGCGCCCATCCTGTGGCAGTATGGCGCGCTGGCCCGGTTGAAGAAGGGCGAGAAGATCGATAAACTGCTCCACGGCGGCTACTCTACGATTTCGCTGGGCTATGCGGGCCTTTGGGAGTGCGTGTACGCCATGATCGGCAAAAAGCTGACCGAGCCGGAGGGCGAGGCGTTTGGCCTTAAGATCATGGAAAAGCTCAACGAATATACCGGCAAGTGGAAAAAGGCTGAGAATATCGATTACAGCCTGTATGGCACGCCGCTGGAGAGCACCACGTATAAGTTTGCCAAATGCCTGCAGCGCCGCTTTGGCATTATCGAGGGCGTAACGGATAAGGGCTATATCACCAACAGCTATCATATCCATGTGACCGAGGAGATCAACGCCTTTGACAAGCTGGCGCTGGAATCCAAGTTCCAGGCGCTGTCTCCCGGCGGGGCGATCAGCTACGTAGAGGTGCCCAACATGCAGCACAACCTGGAGGCGGTGATGCAGGTGATCCGCTTTATCTACGATAATATTATGTATGCCGAGCTTAACACCAAGAGCGATTATTGCCAGGTGTGCGGCTGGGACGGCGAGATCGAGATCGTAGAGCAGGATGGTAAATTGGTGTGGACCTGTCCGCAGTGCGGCAATCAGGATCAGGATAAGATGAACGTGGCGCGCCGCACCTGTGGCTATATCGGTACGCAGTTCTGGAACCAGGGGCGCACGCAGGAGATCAAAGAGCGCGTGATGCACCTGTAA